One region of Pseudoalteromonas luteoviolacea genomic DNA includes:
- a CDS encoding TonB-dependent receptor, with protein MQFSRSLNSKSVLATAVKVALLGGVVATAQAADKAQEDIERISVYNKHNALILESGTATKSNMALMQTPAAVVVVDKELLDSQSAITLQDAIRNVSGFTQAGNNYGIGDNLAIRGLGVNYTYDGMYGGASLGNNYNPTRSMTNIESMEVLKGPATGLYGIGAAGGVVNLIEKKPQFEEAYSISAKVGSWNTYGIMLDATNAITDDLAYRVVLNHERSDGYRDLQQDRDEVYASLKFEASIDHSLLFSAAYVDDAMQVDSVGDPVRIVNWDSIGGDPRKVTGADLPNDPKFITNEKGEVEYVGIQLTEAQREQLAASITTTDGLRPIDLGDSSLISPLSTPNDGQELRFKLRHDWHLGEESTLTQQVLWREYDSDLVRQTGAYNYVYWDRSDRTHGSIINANPRGPLVTEDGELHPYAARRQEYRRAISNEQTWQYFADLQLGWSYGDISGEHLISANYEKRDMSFKQWSAYDADGNKSGNAIPYILDIRNPNWGTGDFMDYDPSLRSNYNKSLTAYGISAQEVLYLTDALTARAGVAYTTIKQEYQHLGTDRVKGMRPAYDTDDAGLTYSLGINYQIIPEVSAFVNVGKGRTAFGILSTITNGVETPNQPDSESETLDIGIRFTAFDEDLLGSIVIFDTKRTNLRYSNPEYDEQKGAEFNAGIPEFKYDNNETTKGVEFDLNLALAEAWKLNVNATYQEALSIHHQESDPDKREAAKKGIPEKMAGTWLTHTVNQVFGGDLELSLGMQYVGERTVNHPSFGLPTAKIDGYTRWDMSAAYYFDNYHLQLNIENLTDGTHYSKALFLGGLPANERNAELTFNYQF; from the coding sequence ATGCAATTCTCTCGTTCACTGAATTCAAAAAGTGTTCTTGCAACTGCGGTTAAAGTTGCTTTATTGGGCGGCGTTGTCGCAACAGCTCAAGCAGCTGATAAGGCTCAAGAAGATATTGAGCGTATTAGCGTTTATAACAAACACAACGCGTTAATTTTAGAATCAGGCACGGCAACTAAATCAAACATGGCACTGATGCAAACACCGGCTGCAGTCGTTGTTGTTGATAAAGAATTATTAGATTCTCAATCAGCCATTACGCTACAAGACGCTATCAGAAACGTGAGTGGCTTTACACAAGCCGGTAACAACTATGGTATTGGTGATAATCTTGCGATCCGTGGTTTAGGTGTCAACTACACGTACGACGGTATGTATGGCGGTGCGAGCTTGGGTAACAACTATAATCCAACTCGTTCTATGACCAACATCGAAAGCATGGAAGTGTTAAAAGGCCCAGCAACCGGTCTATATGGTATTGGCGCGGCTGGTGGTGTTGTTAACTTAATTGAGAAAAAGCCACAGTTTGAGGAGGCTTATTCGATTAGTGCAAAAGTAGGTAGCTGGAATACCTACGGTATTATGCTAGATGCGACAAATGCAATTACAGATGATTTAGCATACCGCGTAGTACTTAACCATGAGCGCAGTGATGGCTACCGTGATTTGCAGCAAGATCGTGATGAAGTGTATGCGAGCTTAAAATTTGAAGCATCTATAGATCATTCATTGTTGTTCTCAGCGGCGTATGTTGATGATGCCATGCAAGTTGACTCGGTAGGCGACCCGGTAAGAATCGTCAACTGGGACAGCATTGGTGGCGACCCAAGAAAAGTAACGGGCGCAGATCTACCGAATGACCCGAAGTTTATCACTAACGAAAAAGGCGAAGTTGAGTACGTAGGTATTCAATTAACCGAAGCTCAACGTGAACAACTTGCAGCATCGATTACAACAACAGATGGCTTACGACCGATTGATTTGGGCGACTCAAGCTTAATTTCACCTCTATCGACCCCTAACGACGGCCAAGAATTGCGCTTTAAACTTCGCCACGACTGGCACTTGGGTGAAGAGTCAACATTAACTCAGCAGGTACTTTGGCGCGAATATGATTCAGATTTAGTGCGTCAAACAGGTGCTTACAACTATGTTTACTGGGACCGCTCAGACCGCACGCATGGTTCAATCATCAACGCAAACCCTCGCGGTCCGTTAGTCACTGAAGATGGTGAGCTACACCCTTATGCAGCGCGTCGCCAAGAATATAGACGTGCTATTTCCAATGAACAAACATGGCAATACTTTGCGGACTTACAGCTTGGTTGGAGCTATGGTGACATCAGCGGTGAACACCTTATCAGTGCAAACTACGAAAAGCGCGATATGTCATTCAAGCAATGGTCTGCTTATGACGCTGATGGCAATAAATCAGGCAATGCAATCCCATACATTTTAGACATTCGTAATCCAAATTGGGGCACGGGTGACTTTATGGATTACGACCCAAGTTTAAGAAGTAACTACAATAAATCACTTACTGCATACGGTATTAGTGCTCAAGAAGTCTTGTATCTAACAGACGCATTAACTGCGCGCGCTGGCGTTGCTTACACTACGATTAAGCAAGAATATCAGCACCTAGGTACTGATAGAGTCAAAGGGATGAGACCTGCATATGACACTGATGATGCTGGCCTGACCTATTCTCTTGGTATTAACTATCAAATCATCCCAGAAGTTTCGGCATTCGTAAACGTTGGTAAAGGCCGCACAGCATTTGGTATTTTATCCACAATTACAAATGGAGTGGAAACACCGAATCAACCTGACTCAGAATCAGAGACTTTAGATATTGGTATCCGCTTTACTGCATTTGACGAAGATCTACTTGGTTCAATTGTTATCTTTGACACTAAACGAACTAACTTACGTTACAGCAACCCTGAGTATGATGAGCAAAAAGGCGCTGAGTTTAACGCTGGTATTCCAGAGTTCAAATACGATAACAATGAAACCACTAAAGGTGTTGAATTTGACTTAAACTTAGCACTTGCTGAAGCTTGGAAGCTAAACGTGAATGCAACATATCAAGAAGCATTATCCATTCATCACCAGGAATCAGATCCAGACAAAAGAGAAGCAGCCAAAAAAGGGATCCCTGAAAAAATGGCTGGCACTTGGTTAACACATACAGTTAATCAAGTATTTGGAGGTGATCTGGAACTAAGTTTAGGTATGCAATACGTCGGTGAACGTACCGTAAACCATCCTTCATTTGGTTTACCAACGGCTAAAATCGATGGCTACACTCGTTGGGATATGTCAGCAGCTTATTACTTTGACAATTATCACCTTCAGCTAAATATTGAGAACTTAACTGACGGCACTCACTACAGCAAAGCGCTATTCTTAGGCGGTTTACCTGCAAACGAACGTAACGCGGAGCTCACGTTCAACTACCAGTTCTAA
- a CDS encoding helix-turn-helix transcriptional regulator: MHKSERLFQLVNHLKGRKVAVTAKQLAERLAVSERTIYRDIQNLQTSGVPVEGEAGIGYLIRDYDLPPMMFSPQELQALLIGSQMLKAWTDPQLTQHAQSAIAKIDAVLPSHLKQLNDNLPFLAVGYAHGEKEQNHSQVIRLAIESRNRLCLSYEDAHGVQSTRDIEPLGLVYWGGKWTIIAFCLLRHAYREFRLDRIKAVEKKEETFLFEQTKSMTHYIEIVRSEQCKQ, from the coding sequence GTGCATAAATCAGAACGACTGTTTCAACTCGTTAATCATCTAAAAGGTCGCAAAGTGGCGGTGACCGCTAAACAGCTAGCGGAACGATTGGCGGTATCTGAGCGCACGATTTACCGAGACATTCAAAACCTACAGACCTCTGGTGTACCCGTTGAAGGTGAAGCTGGTATTGGTTATTTGATCAGAGACTATGACTTACCGCCGATGATGTTTTCACCTCAAGAACTTCAAGCTTTACTTATCGGCAGCCAGATGCTCAAAGCATGGACTGATCCACAGCTAACTCAGCACGCTCAATCGGCTATCGCTAAAATTGACGCAGTTTTGCCATCCCACCTCAAGCAGCTCAACGATAATCTGCCTTTCCTTGCGGTAGGCTATGCTCACGGTGAAAAAGAACAGAATCATAGTCAGGTGATCCGCTTAGCGATAGAAAGTAGGAATCGACTTTGTTTATCTTACGAAGATGCCCATGGAGTTCAAAGTACACGAGATATCGAGCCGCTAGGACTGGTTTACTGGGGTGGAAAGTGGACTATTATTGCTTTTTGTTTATTACGACATGCCTATCGTGAATTTAGACTGGATAGAATAAAAGCAGTGGAGAAAAAAGAAGAAACTTTTTTATTCGAGCAAACAAAAAGTATGACGCACTACATTGAGATTGTTCGCTCTGAGCAATGCAAACAATAA
- a CDS encoding antibiotic biosynthesis monooxygenase family protein: MNQNVIKIVSFKLNKGISVEQLMEKSTASGEFVATQPGFIYRSLAQQSNSDTFVDISYWQTMEDCQHMQLAFEDADVCQAYCALVDSESVGISHHSVLSQSDCTA, from the coding sequence ATGAATCAAAATGTTATTAAAATCGTTTCGTTCAAATTGAACAAAGGAATATCTGTAGAGCAATTAATGGAAAAAAGCACTGCATCTGGAGAGTTTGTGGCCACACAACCAGGCTTTATATATCGCTCATTAGCACAGCAATCTAATTCAGATACATTCGTTGATATTAGTTATTGGCAAACCATGGAAGACTGCCAACATATGCAATTGGCATTTGAAGACGCAGACGTTTGTCAGGCATATTGTGCGTTAGTCGACTCAGAGTCAGTTGGGATCAGCCATCACTCGGTACTATCACAAAGCGATTGTACAGCTTAA
- a CDS encoding energy transducer TonB, whose product MKTYLTLLLALLLTACSTTPTKEELLTSNAYVQLIFDVNEQGHTENIAVIESSHNGFFDNKAIEAIKKWKYRPKVVDGKAVKKVGEKAQLEFKITNK is encoded by the coding sequence ATGAAAACATACCTTACATTGCTACTTGCTCTACTCTTAACTGCTTGCTCAACAACCCCTACAAAAGAGGAATTGCTGACGAGTAACGCCTACGTTCAACTCATCTTTGATGTTAATGAACAAGGACACACCGAGAATATCGCTGTCATAGAATCAAGCCACAACGGCTTTTTTGACAATAAAGCCATCGAAGCAATTAAAAAGTGGAAGTACCGACCAAAAGTTGTCGACGGCAAAGCTGTAAAAAAAGTAGGCGAGAAAGCACAACTAGAGTTTAAAATCACAAACAAATAG
- a CDS encoding LysE family translocator — MDLSAWLSLALICTLGAMSPGPSLAVVLRHSINSGPSAGISASVAHALGVGSYAALSILGLASLIAQFPAVYTFLLYVGAAYLAYLGYKILTSKPSEGSDSAEPPSSSTDWLIAAKEGFTVAFVNPKTAIFFVALFSQFIDPEAMTFTLAFLMCFTVFIIDAVWFIGVSIAASSAKQRFNLQSKQGFISKVLGVAFILLAVRVLYQTL, encoded by the coding sequence ATGGATTTATCAGCATGGCTAAGTTTGGCCTTGATCTGTACATTAGGTGCAATGTCGCCTGGCCCGAGTTTAGCTGTGGTGCTACGTCATAGCATTAATAGCGGTCCCAGCGCTGGCATATCTGCAAGCGTTGCGCATGCACTAGGCGTAGGCAGTTATGCTGCGCTATCAATCTTGGGACTAGCCAGCTTAATAGCTCAATTCCCAGCTGTGTACACCTTTCTTTTATACGTTGGTGCTGCTTACTTAGCATATTTAGGCTACAAAATACTGACAAGTAAACCGTCAGAGGGGAGCGATTCAGCTGAACCCCCCAGTTCAAGTACCGATTGGCTTATTGCCGCAAAAGAAGGTTTTACAGTGGCATTTGTAAACCCAAAAACAGCCATCTTCTTTGTCGCATTGTTCTCCCAATTTATTGACCCTGAGGCGATGACTTTTACGCTTGCCTTTTTAATGTGCTTTACCGTGTTTATTATTGATGCAGTGTGGTTTATTGGGGTGTCCATTGCAGCTTCTTCAGCAAAACAGCGTTTTAACTTACAGTCAAAACAAGGCTTTATTTCTAAAGTATTGGGAGTTGCATTTATATTGCTGGCTGTGCGTGTGTTGTATCAAACGTTATAG
- a CDS encoding PKD domain-containing protein, protein MFYSRKQMHLLLVWVLGISMVGCGGGGSDSGTPSTPSNPSTPQNSAPTVTISGENSIQEKQQISLTAQASDSDGTVNTFAWQITSGPSASLSNAATNTVTFTAPDVTDDTTMTLRVTVTDDDGATASANFSLNVTRIVKSVTITGLVTDEPIPNAALTIFIGDQSFELSADENGAYNYKLDVDDSMVDDLVRIRAKGGSSQSEVEFYSQLPSFSSIETQAGADGILNKDDNFGVNITNVTTSEYALITREVGTPQSETSLNNALVGIDADEKLTLAALIKIVVDGEGDNAFSLPEGVDSTFELVSSSTAVTELTDTINDKNPTLIESTKNSIKEDDDLVDNSQADIIGDYLIGATNVFTQLFFEASFNQDNTGTFADYSSGSMTWSQNEEGLVSLVFESGIMSKTYKCKGASDQEYDCQYRYKSGSFSIYDENPIAKAISISFLGDEYTMDSTGNDMIVNSDVSRNHDLSMIGKTQTITPIQTQFSGDWYINALYYSASGSFASKVTFNQDGTGSAQMPDDTSRALTWSITDNLFTLTLDKTDLLEAKAFKYWLIKSVDSGYQFWATTDKTDTEHYRRRSGLMVPEQAVTLTNNDVIGRFRSYQGVAEPQDFFVDNYINGTSYRFMYKTMSTWAQSGRTLSMQSLGYGPTFPRPLVHQCPEGASADMCVVNWTQKLEVIAQNGDTWYVRESYPTDSSYTNSGSYVQQYKKTASTVDKFEYYWLPNRTLYFIENQQVLDNSFSESQNDDGSLSRKVKLGTGDIADYSISQGKLRIDQMGSVGVTEIQEFDRDYFKVCGYFEGTNCELGEVRNLYVDPNIASRSMYTPPASMQYAIDGAWYQPSSPEFVIIIRDGTWVHMELKTDNDPQGFAGLEIGALSWDESTGTLQVTKVVDTNGVYGFDENLAHKATVNGNTMTLEVEGESPITFERLLDENEPRVGGFVEYPLTTSRVWASVFLPDNKFFEAEYDPANSDGPGINYGSYVYNSDTGLATLTFEVNQLNTDDISFFMYQAGPDVIHWKDMDEVGAVVRTKSNSEQPYFDSHKIEYERFALINGDNTYYVDFKGDGTADFVSNGQTRSFTWKVVLGQLHLTAVTPSAGLQVEAYVITPTSMLNDGWNVDVIKLEHPLGSTDNDSPDNHSRFSGSMRR, encoded by the coding sequence ATGTTTTATTCACGTAAACAGATGCACCTTCTACTCGTTTGGGTGCTAGGTATTTCAATGGTTGGGTGTGGTGGTGGCGGCTCAGACAGTGGCACACCTTCAACGCCATCAAACCCAAGTACACCTCAAAATAGCGCGCCAACTGTCACTATAAGTGGTGAAAACTCAATTCAAGAGAAACAGCAAATTTCACTGACAGCGCAAGCTTCAGATAGCGACGGTACGGTCAACACCTTTGCTTGGCAAATTACTTCGGGCCCTTCAGCTTCACTTTCTAACGCTGCAACCAATACGGTAACATTTACGGCACCAGATGTCACAGACGACACAACGATGACATTGCGAGTCACAGTGACTGATGATGACGGAGCAACGGCAAGCGCAAATTTCAGCCTTAACGTAACAAGAATTGTAAAATCAGTGACCATTACTGGATTAGTAACAGACGAGCCAATCCCAAATGCCGCGCTCACTATATTTATCGGCGACCAAAGTTTTGAACTATCTGCTGATGAGAATGGGGCCTATAATTACAAGCTTGATGTCGATGACTCTATGGTCGACGATTTAGTCAGGATCAGAGCGAAAGGTGGCAGTTCACAATCTGAAGTGGAGTTTTATTCTCAGCTCCCCAGCTTTTCATCAATAGAAACGCAAGCTGGCGCAGACGGTATCCTAAACAAAGACGATAATTTTGGTGTTAACATCACCAACGTGACCACTTCTGAATATGCCTTGATCACCCGAGAGGTAGGTACCCCACAAAGCGAAACATCACTTAACAACGCCCTCGTGGGGATTGATGCCGATGAAAAACTCACATTGGCAGCATTAATTAAAATCGTAGTTGATGGTGAGGGAGATAATGCGTTTAGCTTGCCAGAAGGAGTTGATTCGACATTTGAACTGGTTTCATCATCCACAGCAGTGACCGAGCTCACCGATACCATTAATGATAAAAACCCGACTCTAATCGAAAGTACTAAAAATAGTATAAAAGAAGATGATGATTTAGTAGATAACAGCCAAGCGGATATCATCGGAGACTACTTAATTGGTGCAACAAACGTCTTCACTCAACTCTTTTTCGAAGCCTCCTTTAATCAGGATAATACAGGAACTTTTGCCGATTACTCTAGTGGAAGCATGACTTGGTCACAAAACGAAGAAGGCTTAGTCTCCTTGGTTTTTGAATCAGGTATCATGAGCAAGACCTATAAATGTAAAGGTGCAAGTGATCAAGAATATGATTGCCAGTATCGATACAAAAGCGGTTCATTTTCTATCTATGATGAAAACCCCATTGCCAAAGCCATCAGTATTTCGTTCCTCGGCGATGAATACACGATGGACAGCACGGGTAATGACATGATCGTAAATAGCGATGTGAGCCGTAACCATGATCTTTCTATGATTGGTAAAACACAAACCATTACCCCTATACAAACCCAGTTTAGCGGTGATTGGTATATCAATGCGCTTTACTACTCTGCATCGGGCAGCTTTGCCAGTAAGGTAACATTCAATCAAGATGGTACAGGCAGTGCCCAAATGCCTGACGACACATCTCGTGCTCTAACTTGGTCAATTACAGATAACCTCTTTACCCTCACACTTGATAAAACTGACCTACTAGAAGCCAAAGCATTTAAGTACTGGCTGATAAAAAGTGTGGATTCAGGGTATCAATTCTGGGCGACCACAGACAAAACCGATACCGAGCATTACAGAAGACGTTCAGGGTTAATGGTCCCTGAGCAAGCGGTAACATTGACAAATAATGATGTCATAGGTCGGTTTAGATCGTATCAAGGTGTCGCAGAGCCTCAAGATTTCTTTGTGGACAATTATATTAACGGTACATCTTACAGATTCATGTATAAAACGATGAGTACTTGGGCGCAATCGGGCAGAACGCTTAGTATGCAATCTCTAGGTTATGGTCCAACTTTTCCTCGCCCCTTGGTACACCAATGCCCAGAAGGCGCAAGTGCTGATATGTGCGTAGTCAACTGGACACAAAAACTTGAGGTAATTGCTCAAAATGGTGACACTTGGTACGTAAGAGAAAGCTACCCAACAGACAGCTCATATACAAACAGTGGCTCTTATGTTCAACAGTACAAAAAAACAGCGTCTACCGTTGATAAATTCGAATATTATTGGTTACCAAACAGAACGCTTTACTTCATCGAAAATCAACAAGTATTAGATAATTCCTTTTCTGAGAGCCAAAATGATGATGGCTCATTGTCTCGCAAAGTAAAATTAGGAACTGGGGATATTGCTGATTATTCGATTTCACAAGGTAAATTACGGATTGACCAAATGGGCTCTGTCGGTGTGACCGAGATCCAAGAGTTTGATAGAGATTACTTCAAAGTGTGTGGTTATTTTGAAGGCACAAACTGTGAGTTAGGCGAAGTCAGAAACCTCTACGTTGATCCCAATATCGCGTCAAGAAGCATGTACACACCACCTGCCTCAATGCAATATGCAATTGATGGGGCTTGGTATCAACCTAGTTCCCCTGAATTTGTCATCATCATCAGAGATGGCACTTGGGTGCACATGGAGCTCAAAACAGACAATGATCCTCAAGGCTTTGCTGGATTAGAAATTGGTGCTTTAAGCTGGGATGAATCAACTGGCACCTTGCAAGTTACCAAAGTGGTTGATACCAATGGCGTCTACGGATTTGATGAAAACTTAGCACATAAGGCAACCGTGAATGGTAATACCATGACGCTGGAAGTTGAAGGCGAGTCTCCAATCACCTTTGAACGCTTACTTGATGAAAATGAACCAAGAGTGGGTGGCTTTGTAGAGTATCCTCTCACAACCAGTCGCGTATGGGCGTCAGTATTTTTACCCGACAATAAATTTTTCGAAGCCGAGTACGACCCTGCAAACTCTGACGGCCCAGGTATTAACTATGGCTCCTACGTTTACAATAGTGATACAGGCTTAGCAACGCTCACTTTTGAGGTGAATCAGCTCAATACCGACGATATTTCATTCTTTATGTATCAAGCAGGCCCTGATGTCATACACTGGAAAGACATGGACGAGGTTGGTGCGGTTGTTCGCACCAAGTCAAATAGTGAACAGCCCTATTTTGATAGCCATAAAATTGAATATGAACGCTTTGCATTGATTAATGGTGATAACACCTATTACGTTGACTTCAAAGGGGATGGGACTGCAGACTTTGTCAGTAATGGACAAACTCGCTCATTCACATGGAAAGTCGTTCTTGGGCAACTTCATTTAACGGCAGTCACCCCAAGTGCAGGACTACAAGTGGAGGCATATGTTATCACACCAACAAGCATGCTTAATGATGGTTGGAACGTAGATGTCATTAAGTTAGAACACCCACTTGGTTCTACTGACAATGACAGCCCAGACAATCATTCTAGATTTAGCGGCAGCATGCGTCGTTAA
- a CDS encoding S66 family peptidase, protein MLYPSPIKLGSRIAVTAFSSGVPSIYHPRLDIVLEGLMTRGFDVVEGQCLRENHLHVSAPAQERAKELMAFLCDDSIDVIMAPWGGEVAMDVLPLMDWQRLETVKPKWLMGFSDISTVLSAISSKLGWATCHCTNLMQLGLNQQDSLTSNVFTYLATPAGSEFVQSAATHYEPQHADYSKHPNAVFNLTEASCWKALNPKFINVSALEFSGRLVGGCLDTHMVLFGTDYFTPYNRLINQFEPTVYYFENAELSATQYFRALQSLKFKGAFTHAAGILIGRNIAAEGKQGEGYDDLMALNQALGDLEIPVLYDVDISHQAPNLTIINGAMANVKLINGMGEISQKLI, encoded by the coding sequence ATGCTGTATCCTTCTCCAATAAAACTTGGTAGCCGTATTGCGGTTACTGCCTTCTCTTCTGGTGTGCCAAGCATATATCATCCAAGGCTTGATATTGTGCTCGAGGGGTTAATGACGCGTGGGTTCGACGTTGTTGAGGGGCAATGCTTGAGGGAGAATCACCTTCATGTAAGTGCGCCAGCACAGGAGCGTGCTAAAGAGCTTATGGCATTTTTGTGTGATGACAGTATTGATGTGATTATGGCTCCATGGGGCGGGGAAGTGGCGATGGATGTGTTGCCGCTTATGGATTGGCAACGTTTGGAAACAGTTAAACCTAAATGGTTAATGGGGTTTTCTGATATTAGCACCGTATTGAGTGCCATCAGCTCTAAGCTTGGCTGGGCGACATGCCATTGTACTAATTTGATGCAGCTGGGTTTGAATCAGCAAGATAGTTTAACTTCGAACGTATTTACATATTTGGCGACCCCTGCCGGTTCAGAGTTCGTTCAAAGCGCAGCTACACATTATGAGCCGCAGCATGCAGATTATAGTAAACACCCCAATGCCGTATTTAATTTGACAGAGGCAAGCTGTTGGAAAGCACTCAATCCAAAGTTTATCAATGTCTCTGCTCTTGAGTTTTCAGGGCGTTTAGTTGGCGGATGTTTAGATACGCACATGGTGCTGTTTGGCACAGACTATTTTACCCCCTATAACCGGTTGATAAACCAGTTTGAACCGACGGTTTATTACTTCGAAAATGCCGAATTAAGTGCAACACAGTACTTTAGAGCATTGCAAAGTTTAAAGTTCAAAGGCGCATTCACACATGCCGCTGGTATTTTAATTGGGCGTAATATTGCAGCAGAGGGTAAACAAGGCGAAGGCTATGACGATCTCATGGCTTTAAATCAAGCGCTAGGAGACCTTGAAATACCAGTATTATATGATGTCGATATTAGCCATCAAGCACCTAATTTGACCATTATCAACGGTGCAATGGCTAATGTTAAGCTCATTAATGGTATGGGCGAGATATCCCAAAAGCTCATTTAA
- a CDS encoding ectonucleotide pyrophosphatase/phosphodiesterase: protein MLFSLDGFRWDYIEKHDAKNIAMIAKNGVRASHMRPVYPTKTFPNHISIITGLLPSNHGIIDNYFCDKRRQECYKMGQGTKDSTWLSGVPLWNLAEMQGVKAATYFWPESEARFNGRTPSYYMRYAKKGSYQKRIDQIIDWLKLEKSQRPRFVAGYFSLVDDMGHDFGPDAIETYQAVQEVGKLIGQLWSRLKTEVDHDVNLVLVSDHGMVSVDPKKKHYSR from the coding sequence GTGCTATTTTCTCTTGATGGCTTTCGTTGGGATTATATTGAGAAGCATGATGCAAAAAATATTGCAATGATAGCTAAAAACGGCGTACGGGCGAGTCATATGCGCCCTGTTTATCCAACGAAAACATTTCCCAATCATATTTCAATCATCACCGGTTTATTGCCGTCAAATCATGGCATCATAGATAACTACTTTTGTGATAAGCGTCGTCAAGAGTGTTACAAAATGGGTCAAGGCACCAAAGATAGTACTTGGCTAAGTGGCGTACCGCTTTGGAATTTAGCCGAGATGCAAGGGGTCAAAGCAGCAACGTATTTCTGGCCAGAATCTGAGGCGCGTTTTAACGGTAGGACACCCAGTTATTATATGCGTTACGCCAAAAAAGGCAGCTATCAAAAGCGTATAGATCAAATTATTGATTGGTTAAAGCTTGAAAAGTCGCAAAGGCCAAGATTTGTGGCCGGATACTTTTCACTGGTTGATGATATGGGACATGATTTTGGGCCAGATGCAATTGAGACTTATCAAGCTGTGCAAGAGGTAGGTAAGCTAATAGGCCAGTTGTGGAGTAGGCTTAAAACAGAGGTAGATCATGATGTAAATCTGGTGCTCGTATCTGATCACGGCATGGTGTCCGTAGACCCCAAAAAAAAACATTATTCTAGATAA